One window of Microbacterium sp. 1S1 genomic DNA carries:
- a CDS encoding glycosyltransferase family 2 protein encodes MPVLNERAYLEHAVASVLAQEVGGPTELVLALGPSSDGTTDLARTLAAADDRIRLVENPAAHIPVGLNAAIRASRYDTIVRVDAHSELAPGYAARALQTLDRSGAANVGGVMHAEGRTPFQKAVARLYNSPVGLGGGAYHGGRVEGEAESAYLGVMRRAVLDEVGLFDESIRRGEDWELNLRIRQAGHRVWFDPELSVTYWPRESWLRLARQFRATGAWRGELVRRFGRRNGLRYFAPPVLVVFVALAVLLGVLQLTGVVAGTASLIAACVVSVPLALYALLVVGVALAPGGGGVRQRLWTLVVLPTMHLSWGLGFLSGVLRGAGDTVDASRLGTRNTPLP; translated from the coding sequence ATGCCGGTGCTCAACGAGCGCGCATACCTGGAGCACGCCGTCGCATCGGTGCTCGCCCAGGAGGTGGGAGGGCCGACCGAGCTCGTCCTCGCCCTCGGCCCCTCCTCCGACGGCACCACCGACCTCGCCCGCACCCTCGCTGCGGCCGACGACCGGATCCGCCTGGTCGAGAATCCCGCGGCGCACATCCCCGTCGGGCTCAACGCCGCGATCCGGGCCAGCCGCTACGACACCATCGTGCGGGTCGACGCGCATTCCGAACTCGCTCCTGGCTACGCGGCGCGCGCGCTGCAGACCCTCGACCGTTCCGGAGCCGCCAACGTCGGCGGTGTCATGCACGCGGAGGGGCGCACTCCCTTCCAGAAGGCCGTGGCCCGGCTGTACAACTCCCCCGTCGGTCTCGGCGGCGGGGCGTACCACGGCGGTCGAGTCGAAGGCGAGGCGGAGTCCGCCTACCTCGGCGTGATGCGGCGAGCCGTTCTGGACGAGGTCGGCCTGTTCGACGAGTCCATCCGCCGCGGCGAGGACTGGGAGCTGAACCTGCGCATCCGGCAGGCCGGACACCGGGTGTGGTTCGACCCCGAGCTGTCGGTGACGTACTGGCCGCGGGAGAGCTGGCTGCGGCTGGCGCGGCAGTTCCGGGCGACGGGCGCCTGGCGAGGAGAACTCGTGCGCCGCTTCGGACGGCGCAACGGCCTCCGCTACTTCGCCCCGCCCGTGCTCGTGGTGTTCGTCGCCCTCGCCGTGCTGCTCGGCGTGCTGCAGCTCACCGGCGTCGTGGCCGGCACCGCGTCCCTGATCGCCGCGTGCGTGGTCTCCGTCCCGCTGGCGCTCTACGCGCTCCTCGTGGTGGGAGTCGCCCTCGCTCCGGGCGGGGGCGGGGTACGCCAGCGCCTATGGACGCTGGTCGTCCTGCCGACCATGCACCTCTCGTGGGGTCTCGGCTTCCTCAGCGGCGTGCTGCGGGGTGCCGGCGACACCGTGGACGCCTCGCGCCTCGGCACGCGCAACACCCCGCTGCCCTGA
- a CDS encoding CDP-glycerol glycerophosphotransferase family protein, with the protein MASFSFGTGNAAKLLRIPLYAIGRLGTLVVPRGSRWVFGCGAGVGDGALALLRYAAAAGHDTLWLAGSPREAADAEALGLRTVLRGGFRGWWATARAGVLVVTHGFGDVNRYGNGGAFIVQLWHGIPLKRIGLDSPATTQVPAVPGAPVLRRLVGLLYRGAAQRIRVLPAASHRARARLESAFGLGGDRVVLTGEPRVDVLSSGTPEERRAVARERLAAAVGPIDEGSRVILYAPTWRDGAPDPSVPTAEEWVRIMRLLVEQDAVLLVRSHPLGDGSYAPPLPTARVRALPSTVVSDVTPVLPAVDVLVTDYSSLAYDVGLLAMPVVFLAPDVHEYARTRGFYGRFEDVAAAGAATGWEAVLARLSSLLDDASAFDEAAARSATLSAEMHAFRDGQNTRRVYRVIRSRGVPAPKGAV; encoded by the coding sequence GTGGCGTCCTTCTCTTTCGGCACCGGCAACGCGGCCAAGCTGCTCCGGATCCCGCTGTACGCCATCGGCCGTCTCGGAACCCTCGTCGTCCCGCGCGGCAGCCGGTGGGTGTTCGGGTGTGGTGCCGGCGTGGGAGACGGTGCGCTCGCCCTGCTGAGGTATGCAGCGGCGGCGGGCCATGACACCCTGTGGCTCGCCGGGTCGCCACGGGAAGCGGCCGATGCCGAGGCCCTCGGCCTGCGGACCGTGCTGCGCGGCGGGTTCCGTGGCTGGTGGGCGACCGCTCGTGCCGGTGTGCTGGTCGTCACGCACGGCTTCGGCGACGTGAACCGTTACGGCAACGGCGGTGCCTTCATCGTGCAGCTCTGGCACGGCATCCCGCTCAAGCGCATCGGCCTCGATTCTCCCGCCACGACCCAGGTGCCGGCGGTGCCGGGTGCACCGGTCCTGAGACGGCTCGTCGGGCTCCTGTACCGGGGTGCGGCGCAGCGGATCCGTGTGCTGCCTGCGGCCTCGCACCGCGCCAGGGCGCGCCTCGAGTCTGCGTTCGGGCTGGGCGGTGACCGCGTGGTGCTGACCGGGGAACCGCGCGTCGACGTGCTCTCCTCCGGCACCCCCGAGGAGCGCCGTGCGGTCGCGCGCGAACGGCTCGCCGCGGCGGTCGGTCCGATCGATGAGGGCAGCCGGGTCATCCTGTACGCACCGACCTGGCGTGACGGCGCCCCCGACCCCTCGGTGCCGACAGCCGAGGAGTGGGTGCGCATCATGCGGCTCCTGGTCGAGCAGGATGCGGTTCTGCTCGTCCGGTCCCACCCGCTCGGAGACGGATCCTACGCACCGCCGCTGCCGACCGCCCGAGTGCGTGCCCTTCCGAGCACGGTCGTCAGCGATGTCACGCCGGTGCTTCCCGCGGTCGACGTCCTCGTCACGGACTACTCCTCCCTCGCGTACGACGTGGGGCTGCTCGCCATGCCGGTCGTCTTCCTCGCTCCGGACGTCCACGAGTACGCACGCACGCGCGGTTTCTACGGTCGCTTCGAGGACGTGGCGGCGGCCGGGGCCGCGACCGGGTGGGAGGCCGTCCTCGCCCGGCTGTCGTCGCTGCTGGACGATGCGTCCGCGTTCGACGAGGCCGCCGCGCGTTCCGCTACGCTCAGCGCGGAGATGCACGCGTTCCGCGACGGTCAGAACACCCGTCGGGTGTACCGGGTGATCCGCTCGCGGGGTGTTCCCGCGCCGAAGGGAGCAGTATGA
- a CDS encoding CDP-glycerol glycerophosphotransferase family protein → MTTARIDDTAQALVIAGTGQRPESAELTGPRARVVARLTGGGKTWKATFALRTSRWGGAELPLPSGEYELRIDGTDLRELQLAPIVLPGLRIAVEGTAVRIAPPIDPVYDTAEGRSTLEERYVAQAGGTENAVFFESFYGRTAGCNPRAIDRELAARAPQVRRYWSVADLSVEVPDGAIAVIEGSPEWWHARGAARLLVVNDWLRRRFARKPGQKVLQTWHGTPLKRLALHRPGFDPRRMAAVVKESRRWDVLLAQNTYSARILRKAYAFFGRPIWVDGYPRNDALRTADPVAVRAALGIGADEHVLLYAPTWRDDRAEMVDFVDPELLARQTNSVVLVRGHSRTLEQGRDRAGARVIDVTGYPETSQLLLAADALVTDYSSVMFDFSVTGKPMYFLVPDLDHYRGQLRGFYFDLAARAPGPLVRTQDELVAALDDDGHRERYAERYAAWQRQFNALDDGDAARRVVDRIVDLGFVTP, encoded by the coding sequence ATGACGACGGCCCGCATCGATGACACGGCACAGGCGCTGGTCATCGCAGGGACAGGGCAGCGTCCGGAGAGTGCTGAGCTCACCGGACCACGAGCGCGGGTGGTGGCCCGCCTCACCGGTGGGGGAAAGACCTGGAAGGCGACGTTCGCATTGCGTACGTCCCGGTGGGGTGGTGCCGAGCTGCCGCTGCCGTCCGGAGAGTACGAGCTCCGCATCGACGGCACCGATCTGCGGGAACTGCAGCTGGCGCCGATCGTCCTTCCCGGCCTCCGGATCGCCGTCGAGGGCACGGCGGTTCGCATCGCCCCGCCCATCGACCCCGTCTACGACACGGCGGAAGGGCGCTCCACGCTCGAGGAGCGCTATGTGGCCCAGGCCGGCGGCACGGAGAACGCCGTGTTCTTCGAGAGCTTCTACGGGCGCACCGCCGGGTGCAACCCGCGCGCGATCGACCGGGAACTCGCAGCGCGGGCTCCGCAGGTGCGCCGCTACTGGAGTGTCGCCGATCTGTCCGTCGAGGTCCCGGACGGCGCGATCGCGGTGATCGAAGGCAGCCCGGAGTGGTGGCACGCCCGCGGGGCCGCGCGGCTGCTCGTCGTGAACGACTGGCTGCGGCGTCGCTTCGCCCGCAAACCGGGGCAGAAGGTGCTGCAGACCTGGCACGGCACGCCCCTCAAGCGCCTGGCGCTGCACCGGCCCGGTTTCGATCCGCGCCGGATGGCGGCCGTGGTGAAGGAGTCCCGGCGGTGGGACGTGCTGCTCGCACAGAACACCTATTCCGCGCGCATCCTCCGCAAGGCGTACGCGTTCTTCGGCCGGCCGATCTGGGTCGACGGCTATCCACGCAACGACGCGCTCCGCACCGCCGATCCCGTCGCCGTGCGTGCGGCCCTCGGCATCGGCGCGGACGAGCACGTCCTCCTCTACGCCCCGACCTGGCGCGACGACCGGGCGGAGATGGTCGACTTCGTCGATCCGGAGCTCCTCGCGCGGCAGACGAACTCCGTCGTGCTCGTGCGCGGCCACTCGCGCACGCTGGAGCAGGGGAGGGACCGCGCCGGTGCCCGGGTGATCGACGTGACGGGATACCCGGAGACGTCGCAGCTCCTGCTCGCCGCCGACGCCCTCGTCACGGACTACTCCTCCGTCATGTTCGACTTCTCGGTCACCGGCAAGCCGATGTACTTCCTGGTCCCCGACCTCGACCACTACCGGGGGCAGCTCCGCGGTTTCTACTTCGATCTCGCCGCGCGCGCCCCGGGCCCTCTGGTCCGGACTCAGGACGAGCTCGTGGCCGCACTGGACGACGACGGACACCGCGAGCGGTATGCGGAGCGCTACGCGGCGTGGCAGCGGCAGTTCAATGCGCTCGACGACGGCGATGCCGCTCGTCGGGTCGTGGATCGGATCGTCGACCTCGGCTTCGTGACGCCGTAG
- a CDS encoding TMEM175 family protein has product MRTDGGRKRRYPVSGAGRADPGRAIAFSDAIIAIVITLLVLDLRPPRAEEGELLPALLEEWPTYLAYAGSYVYLAVIWLNHKAAFTRIREMDRGLQWANLGILATLALVPWPTAVIAETARTGNLTDERVAVALYALVGALLCSSWLVFFSYLARHPDLTKDDVDDAYFVHERPRALVGVALYLAAGVLGVVVHPLVASIIFLALPAFYGLTSHGHDHGPQLLSPSRS; this is encoded by the coding sequence ATGAGGACGGACGGCGGGCGCAAGCGGCGATACCCGGTGTCCGGCGCGGGGCGTGCGGACCCCGGCCGGGCGATCGCGTTCAGCGATGCGATCATCGCCATCGTCATCACGCTGCTCGTGCTCGACCTCCGGCCACCCCGAGCCGAGGAGGGCGAGCTGCTGCCCGCCCTCCTCGAGGAGTGGCCGACCTATCTGGCGTACGCCGGCTCCTATGTCTATCTCGCCGTCATCTGGCTGAACCACAAGGCCGCCTTCACGCGGATCCGGGAGATGGATCGCGGTCTGCAATGGGCCAACCTCGGCATCCTCGCAACGCTCGCACTGGTCCCATGGCCCACGGCCGTGATCGCGGAGACGGCGAGGACGGGGAATCTCACGGACGAGAGGGTCGCGGTGGCTCTGTATGCTCTCGTCGGGGCCCTGCTGTGCTCCTCGTGGCTGGTCTTCTTCTCCTATTTGGCCCGTCACCCCGACCTCACGAAGGACGACGTCGACGACGCGTACTTCGTCCACGAGCGTCCGCGCGCTCTCGTCGGGGTCGCGCTCTACCTCGCTGCCGGAGTCCTCGGCGTCGTCGTGCACCCGCTCGTCGCGTCGATCATCTTCCTCGCGCTTCCGGCGTTCTACG
- a CDS encoding CDP-glycerol glycerophosphotransferase family protein, with protein MGALSDAKKAYRLLRRALASRSAVQRVRRRLADQEPYPADHFRIAVYFADGAVNMYQMRQWYRPLAALAERWPVVVLARQATGAERLLEEDAPPVAFVPKVRDLERFLATQDIRIVLYVNQNTRNFQMFRYGRRWHVFINHGESDKMYMTTNQYKAYDYAFVAGQAARDRLSRTLWDYDVERRTIEIGRPQADHYSGSLPYSPDDRLVVLYAPTWEGDRPSAHYGSIASHGERLVGQLLATGRHRVIYRPHPRSGVVDEAYGAAHRRIIAAIAAANAVDPAAQHVYDDGAELGWQLAAADVAIVDISAMVYDRLAAGKPLMITRPVDERAAVDTTGYLSDCEWLTAESAGDIVAELERVRADEAAVARLQMWVRHYFGDTTPGVATQKFHAAVDGLMQEWERWRDREIGAVRGDEDDDDDEADDEDA; from the coding sequence ATGGGTGCACTCTCTGACGCGAAGAAGGCCTACCGTCTCCTGCGGCGGGCGCTCGCGTCGCGCTCCGCCGTGCAGCGCGTCCGCCGTCGTCTGGCGGATCAGGAGCCCTACCCGGCGGATCACTTCCGCATCGCGGTCTACTTCGCCGACGGTGCCGTGAACATGTACCAGATGCGCCAGTGGTACCGCCCGCTCGCGGCGCTCGCGGAGCGCTGGCCCGTCGTGGTCCTGGCGCGGCAGGCGACCGGCGCCGAGAGGCTCCTGGAGGAGGACGCGCCGCCCGTCGCGTTCGTCCCGAAGGTACGCGACCTCGAGCGCTTCCTCGCCACCCAGGACATCCGCATCGTCCTGTATGTCAACCAGAACACCCGCAACTTCCAGATGTTCCGGTACGGCCGCCGCTGGCACGTGTTCATCAACCACGGCGAGTCCGACAAGATGTACATGACCACGAACCAGTACAAGGCGTACGACTACGCCTTCGTCGCCGGTCAGGCCGCCAGGGACCGCCTTTCCCGCACACTGTGGGACTACGACGTCGAGCGGCGGACCATCGAGATCGGCCGTCCCCAGGCGGACCACTACTCGGGCTCGCTGCCGTACAGTCCGGACGACCGTCTCGTCGTCCTGTACGCCCCGACCTGGGAGGGCGACCGTCCGAGCGCGCACTACGGGTCGATCGCATCGCATGGGGAGCGCCTCGTCGGGCAGCTTCTGGCGACGGGACGGCACCGGGTCATCTACCGGCCGCACCCCCGCAGCGGCGTGGTCGACGAGGCCTACGGGGCGGCGCACCGGCGGATCATCGCCGCCATCGCCGCGGCCAACGCGGTCGACCCGGCGGCCCAGCACGTCTACGACGACGGGGCCGAGCTGGGCTGGCAGTTGGCCGCGGCCGACGTCGCGATCGTGGATATCTCGGCCATGGTGTACGACCGGCTCGCGGCGGGGAAACCGCTCATGATCACCCGCCCGGTCGACGAGCGGGCGGCCGTCGACACCACCGGCTACCTGTCGGATTGCGAGTGGCTGACCGCGGAGTCCGCGGGCGACATCGTCGCGGAGCTGGAGCGCGTCCGCGCCGACGAGGCTGCGGTCGCGCGCCTGCAGATGTGGGTCCGCCATTACTTCGGCGACACCACCCCCGGGGTGGCGACGCAGAAGTTCCATGCGGCTGTCGACGGGTTGATGCAGGAGTGGGAGCGCTGGCGCGATCGTGAGATCGGTGCCGTCCGCGGCGACGAGGACGATGACGACGACGAGGCGGACGACGAGGACGCATGA
- a CDS encoding aminotransferase class I/II-fold pyridoxal phosphate-dependent enzyme: protein MSVISGAWRRTAAGAGLLAADGTVAPTIFAEMSAAAVRTGAINLGQGFPDEDGPEAVLAAARAAIADGVNQYPPGRGFPDLLKAIAEHQHRFYGLTVDPATEIVVTAGATEALTATLLALIDGPDDEVVVFEPYYDSYAAAVALAGARLRTVPLRAPDFQPDLEQLAQTVSDRTRIILVNDPHNPTGAVFSEEVRREVVRVAARHDAVIVTDEVYEHLTFHEPHTPIATLPGAAERTLTISSAGKTFSATGWKIGWVHGPAALITAVLTVKQYLTYVNGAPFQPAVAVGLRLDDRFFRDAASLLARKHAILGEGLRAAGFEVHAPQGGYFTVADATALAGHDAAAFCRALPERAGVVAIPLTAFVSPAHRADYAGLVRFAACKRVEVLEEAAVRLAGLRP from the coding sequence ATGAGTGTCATCTCCGGCGCCTGGCGTCGCACGGCGGCCGGCGCTGGCCTGCTCGCTGCGGACGGTACCGTTGCGCCCACCATCTTCGCAGAGATGTCCGCCGCAGCGGTCCGAACCGGGGCGATCAATCTGGGGCAGGGCTTCCCGGACGAGGACGGCCCGGAGGCCGTGCTCGCGGCCGCGCGCGCGGCGATCGCCGACGGAGTCAACCAGTATCCGCCCGGGCGCGGTTTCCCGGACCTCCTCAAGGCGATCGCCGAGCACCAGCACCGGTTCTACGGGCTCACGGTGGATCCGGCGACCGAGATCGTCGTGACCGCCGGTGCCACCGAAGCTCTCACCGCGACGCTGCTGGCACTGATCGACGGGCCGGACGACGAGGTCGTGGTCTTCGAGCCCTACTACGACTCCTACGCGGCCGCGGTGGCGCTCGCGGGGGCTCGCCTCCGCACCGTGCCGCTGCGGGCACCCGATTTCCAGCCCGACCTGGAGCAGCTCGCCCAGACGGTCTCCGACCGGACGCGGATCATCCTCGTCAACGACCCGCACAACCCCACGGGAGCGGTCTTTAGCGAGGAGGTGCGCCGGGAGGTGGTGCGAGTGGCCGCGCGGCACGACGCCGTGATCGTCACCGACGAGGTCTACGAGCACCTCACGTTCCACGAACCGCACACGCCGATCGCGACCCTGCCCGGAGCCGCGGAACGGACGCTCACCATCTCCTCGGCCGGGAAGACCTTCTCGGCGACGGGATGGAAGATCGGCTGGGTGCACGGACCGGCGGCGCTCATCACCGCTGTCTTGACCGTCAAGCAGTACCTCACCTACGTCAACGGCGCGCCCTTCCAGCCCGCTGTCGCCGTCGGCCTGCGCCTGGACGACCGGTTCTTCCGCGATGCCGCGTCGCTGCTGGCGCGCAAGCACGCGATCCTCGGTGAGGGTCTGCGTGCAGCCGGCTTCGAGGTCCACGCACCACAGGGCGGGTACTTCACGGTGGCCGACGCGACCGCTCTCGCCGGCCACGACGCGGCGGCCTTCTGCCGTGCACTCCCGGAGCGCGCCGGAGTCGTGGCCATCCCCCTCACCGCCTTCGTCTCCCCCGCACACCGTGCCGACTACGCGGGGCTGGTCCGTTTCGCGGCGTGCAAGCGGGTCGAGGTGCTGGAGGAGGCGGCCGTCCGTCTCGCGGGCCTGCGGCCCTGA
- a CDS encoding glutathione-independent formaldehyde dehydrogenase: MRAVVYEGPRTVSVTDVPDARIERPTDVLVRITTTDICGSDLHMYEGRTSFETGRWFGHENLGEVIEVGSGVDKVRVGDYVAVPFNVACGHCKNCERGFTNYCLTAQPVPEWAGAAYGFADMGPWAGGQAELLRVPWGDFNCLRLGEDAAEKQNDYVMLADIFPTGYHATGLADVKPGDQTVIYGAGPVGYMAAYSAILKGAGKVMVVDRHPDRLRKIEELGAIAIDDSAVDPVEAVNEMTMGLGADNGCECVGYQAHDPSGNEDPALTLNRLVKSVRFTGQIGVVGVFIPQDPGAADDLARQGKLAFDFGEFWFRGQKLGSGQCPVKKYNRPLRDLIAGGKATPSRVVSHDLALDEAPQAYEHFDNRDDGWTKVVLHPDHTSSAA; encoded by the coding sequence ATGAGAGCAGTAGTGTACGAGGGCCCGCGTACGGTCAGTGTCACCGACGTACCGGATGCCCGTATCGAACGCCCGACCGACGTGCTGGTCCGCATCACGACGACGGACATCTGCGGATCGGACCTGCACATGTACGAAGGCCGGACGAGCTTCGAGACCGGCCGATGGTTCGGCCACGAGAACCTCGGCGAAGTGATCGAGGTCGGCAGCGGCGTCGACAAGGTGCGAGTCGGCGACTACGTCGCGGTCCCCTTCAACGTCGCCTGCGGACACTGCAAAAACTGCGAGCGGGGCTTCACCAACTATTGTCTGACCGCGCAGCCCGTCCCCGAATGGGCGGGAGCTGCCTACGGCTTCGCCGACATGGGGCCGTGGGCCGGCGGCCAGGCAGAACTCCTGAGGGTGCCCTGGGGTGACTTCAACTGCCTCCGCCTGGGAGAAGACGCCGCGGAGAAGCAGAACGACTACGTGATGCTCGCGGACATCTTCCCGACCGGCTACCACGCCACGGGGCTCGCCGATGTGAAGCCCGGGGACCAGACCGTGATCTACGGCGCGGGTCCCGTGGGGTACATGGCCGCGTACTCCGCGATCCTCAAGGGCGCGGGAAAGGTCATGGTCGTGGACCGGCATCCCGACCGGCTCCGCAAGATCGAGGAGCTCGGCGCGATCGCGATCGACGACTCCGCGGTGGATCCTGTCGAGGCGGTCAACGAGATGACGATGGGCCTGGGTGCCGACAACGGATGCGAATGCGTCGGCTACCAGGCGCACGATCCGAGCGGGAATGAAGACCCGGCCCTCACCCTGAACCGGCTCGTGAAGTCGGTGCGGTTCACGGGACAGATCGGCGTCGTCGGGGTGTTCATCCCGCAGGACCCGGGTGCTGCGGATGACCTGGCCAGGCAGGGCAAGCTCGCCTTCGACTTCGGGGAGTTCTGGTTCCGCGGCCAGAAGCTCGGCAGCGGGCAGTGTCCGGTGAAGAAGTACAACCGACCGCTGCGCGACCTCATCGCCGGAGGCAAGGCGACTCCCTCCCGCGTCGTCAGCCACGATCTCGCCCTCGACGAGGCGCCGCAGGCGTACGAGCACTTCGACAACCGGGACGACGGCTGGACGAAGGTCGTGCTGCACCCGGATCACACGTCGTCGGCGGCGTGA
- a CDS encoding S1C family serine protease, translated as MNQDNPQDRPAPASDDAVSAGQTPLTPETPQSAPSPAVESPTGTPAASTPAATQGHHMPPTFASRAADGPTVAPVPHGLATPGPAAAGIPGAAFGVPAQDTRPLDGTVPPTDGTPTATKEKSRGGTRVAAFIVAAALVGGVAGFGGGALLTGLQESPSSGTAQGPQTVTVNNPGSVNETTAVATEALPSVVTIEVAGSQEAGSGSGVIISEDGYVLTNTHVVTLGGAAADPTIRVTTSDGRIYEATVVGTDPIYDLAVIKLTDAEGLTPIEFADSSKLNVGDTAVALGAPLGLANSVTTGIVSALNRSIQIASSALPDSSSEDAPQEQAPEGGQSEGPFQFDLPGNTGQQATESISIAVIQTDAAINHGNSGGALVNSKGELIGINVAIASAGNSEDSGSIGIGFAIPSNIAQRVSEEIIADGAATHGLLGASVRDASSVEGATVAGAYLAEVTNGGAAAAAGLEAGDVVTRFNGVPITGATDLTAQVRAAAANSKAEVTYVRDGKESEIEVTLGTLAG; from the coding sequence ATGAACCAGGACAACCCGCAGGACCGCCCGGCACCGGCGTCGGACGACGCCGTGTCGGCCGGACAGACCCCCCTCACCCCTGAGACCCCGCAGAGCGCGCCGTCCCCGGCCGTCGAGAGCCCCACGGGCACCCCGGCCGCTTCCACCCCGGCCGCGACGCAGGGGCATCACATGCCGCCGACGTTCGCGTCGCGCGCCGCCGACGGCCCGACCGTCGCCCCGGTGCCGCACGGACTCGCCACTCCCGGCCCCGCCGCTGCTGGCATCCCCGGCGCAGCGTTCGGTGTCCCGGCACAGGACACCCGGCCGCTCGACGGCACGGTCCCGCCGACCGACGGCACACCCACCGCCACCAAGGAGAAGTCGCGCGGCGGCACCCGTGTCGCGGCGTTCATCGTCGCGGCCGCGCTCGTCGGCGGTGTCGCGGGCTTCGGAGGCGGCGCGCTGCTCACCGGATTGCAGGAGTCCCCGTCGTCCGGCACCGCACAGGGGCCGCAGACCGTCACCGTGAACAACCCCGGCTCGGTCAACGAGACCACCGCCGTCGCCACCGAGGCCCTTCCCTCCGTCGTCACCATCGAGGTGGCGGGCTCCCAGGAGGCCGGCAGCGGCTCGGGCGTCATCATCAGCGAGGACGGCTACGTCCTCACCAACACGCACGTGGTCACCCTCGGCGGAGCGGCGGCCGATCCGACCATCCGCGTCACGACGTCGGACGGCCGTATCTACGAGGCGACCGTGGTCGGCACCGACCCGATCTACGACCTCGCGGTGATCAAGCTCACCGATGCCGAGGGCCTCACGCCGATCGAGTTCGCGGACTCGTCGAAGCTCAACGTCGGCGACACCGCCGTGGCTCTGGGTGCTCCGCTGGGGCTCGCCAACTCGGTCACGACCGGCATCGTGAGCGCGCTGAACCGCAGCATCCAGATCGCCTCGTCCGCTCTGCCCGACTCCTCCTCCGAGGACGCTCCGCAGGAGCAGGCGCCGGAGGGCGGCCAGAGCGAGGGACCCTTCCAGTTCGACCTGCCGGGCAACACCGGGCAGCAGGCCACCGAGTCGATCTCGATCGCCGTGATCCAGACGGACGCCGCGATCAACCACGGCAACTCCGGCGGTGCGCTCGTCAACAGCAAGGGCGAGCTGATCGGCATCAACGTGGCGATCGCCAGCGCGGGCAACTCGGAGGACTCGGGCTCGATCGGTATCGGCTTCGCCATCCCGTCCAACATCGCCCAGCGGGTCTCCGAGGAGATCATCGCCGACGGCGCGGCCACCCACGGGCTGCTCGGCGCGTCCGTCCGCGACGCGTCCAGCGTCGAGGGAGCCACCGTCGCCGGGGCCTACCTCGCCGAAGTCACGAACGGAGGCGCGGCGGCGGCCGCCGGGCTCGAGGCCGGAGACGTCGTGACCCGCTTCAACGGGGTGCCGATCACCGGAGCGACCGATCTGACAGCCCAGGTCCGTGCGGCAGCGGCGAACAGCAAGGCCGAGGTCACCTATGTCCGGGACGGCAAGGAGAGCGAGATCGAGGTCACGCTCGGCACACTCGCCGGCTGA
- a CDS encoding carbon-nitrogen hydrolase family protein, with translation MSDNSAVPVAVCQFAPSDSREANRERIAELATEAARLGAKLVVFPEYSSFFVDPMDERLAANAEDLDGDFVSGLIALAAELAVVIVAGVTEKASDAGRVRNAVVAVRGDGILAVYRKQHLYDAFGQTESDWVEPGEIGEPAVFDVGGLRFGLMTCYDLRFPEVSRLLAVAGADALVVPAEWVRGPLKEQHWTTLLAARAIENTVFVIAADHPAPIGVGHSRIVDPQGVVRAGIGAEPGVALGVVESAAITRVRETNPSLRARRYTVVPR, from the coding sequence ATGTCCGACAACTCCGCCGTTCCCGTCGCCGTGTGTCAGTTCGCCCCCTCCGATTCGCGCGAGGCCAACCGGGAGCGCATCGCCGAACTCGCGACCGAGGCCGCCAGGCTCGGGGCGAAGCTCGTCGTCTTCCCGGAGTACTCGAGTTTCTTCGTCGATCCGATGGACGAACGCCTCGCGGCCAACGCGGAAGACCTCGACGGCGACTTCGTGTCGGGACTCATCGCTCTGGCTGCGGAGCTGGCGGTCGTCATCGTCGCGGGCGTCACCGAGAAGGCCTCCGACGCGGGGCGGGTGCGGAACGCGGTCGTCGCGGTGCGCGGTGACGGCATCCTGGCGGTGTACCGCAAGCAGCACCTGTACGACGCCTTCGGGCAGACCGAGTCGGACTGGGTGGAGCCGGGGGAGATCGGCGAGCCTGCCGTGTTCGACGTCGGGGGCCTGCGCTTCGGACTGATGACCTGCTACGACCTGCGGTTCCCGGAAGTGTCGCGGCTGCTCGCGGTCGCCGGCGCCGATGCCCTGGTCGTCCCCGCGGAGTGGGTGCGCGGGCCGCTCAAGGAACAGCACTGGACGACGTTGCTCGCAGCCCGAGCCATCGAGAACACGGTGTTCGTGATCGCCGCGGACCATCCGGCGCCGATCGGCGTCGGGCACTCCCGCATCGTCGACCCCCAGGGAGTCGTGCGTGCCGGGATCGGGGCCGAGCCGGGGGTGGCGCTGGGCGTCGTCGAGAGCGCCGCGATCACGAGGGTCCGGGAGACGAACCCCTCGCTCCGGGCGCGGCGCTACACCGTGGTACCGCGGTGA